From the Hymenobacter yonginensis genome, one window contains:
- a CDS encoding BaiN/RdsA family NAD(P)/FAD-dependent oxidoreductase, with protein MRHVAIIGGGPAGLLAAQRLAEAGWQVAVYEAQATVGRKFLVAGHGGFNLTNSEEAEGFAARYGHSHPVFRELLAHFSADDLRHWAADLCIATFVGSSGRVFPQEQHKPADLLRAWVARLRELGVVLHLRHRWLGFVGETGLQLRNEATNETFTVSPDATVLALGGASWQKTGSDGQWVPALQAAGVQCVPFAPANCGAEVAWSEFFRAKVGRTPLKNIALRCGSHLERGEIMLTDYGVEGTPVYALTPTLREALTLGSPAPLLLDLKPDLSDAQLLQKLQKPRAGRSLPDFLRQTLRLSHPIPTLLRETAPPDATATPEDLARLLRAVPLPVHALRPLDEAISTAGGVAWAEVDEHLMLRRRPSTYVAGEMLDWEAPTGGYLLQGCFSTGAWVARSIARRIG; from the coding sequence ATGAGACACGTTGCCATCATTGGAGGCGGGCCGGCGGGGCTGCTGGCTGCCCAGCGGCTGGCGGAGGCCGGCTGGCAGGTGGCTGTGTATGAGGCGCAGGCCACGGTGGGGCGCAAGTTTCTGGTGGCCGGGCACGGCGGCTTCAACCTCACCAACTCCGAGGAAGCCGAGGGATTTGCCGCCCGCTACGGCCACAGCCACCCGGTTTTCCGGGAGCTGTTGGCGCACTTCTCTGCCGATGACCTGCGCCACTGGGCCGCCGACCTATGCATTGCTACGTTTGTAGGCAGCAGCGGGCGGGTGTTTCCGCAGGAGCAGCACAAGCCCGCCGACCTGCTGCGGGCCTGGGTGGCGCGGCTGCGCGAGCTGGGCGTGGTGCTGCACCTGCGCCACCGCTGGCTGGGCTTCGTGGGCGAAACCGGTCTGCAGCTGCGCAATGAAGCCACCAACGAAACCTTTACCGTCAGCCCCGACGCTACCGTGCTGGCCCTGGGCGGCGCCAGCTGGCAGAAAACCGGCTCCGACGGCCAGTGGGTGCCGGCGCTGCAGGCCGCCGGGGTGCAGTGCGTGCCGTTTGCGCCGGCCAACTGCGGGGCGGAGGTGGCGTGGTCGGAGTTCTTCCGGGCGAAAGTGGGCCGCACGCCCCTCAAGAACATTGCGCTGCGCTGCGGCAGCCACCTAGAGCGGGGCGAAATAATGCTGACCGACTACGGCGTGGAAGGCACACCCGTATACGCCCTAACGCCCACCCTCCGCGAGGCGCTAACCCTGGGCAGCCCGGCCCCGCTCCTGCTCGACCTCAAGCCCGACCTATCCGACGCCCAGTTGCTGCAGAAGCTCCAGAAGCCCCGCGCCGGCCGTTCCCTCCCCGATTTCCTGCGCCAGACCCTGCGCCTCAGCCACCCCATCCCAACGCTGCTGCGCGAAACTGCCCCGCCCGACGCCACTGCTACGCCCGAGGACCTGGCCCGCCTGCTGCGCGCCGTGCCGTTGCCTGTGCACGCGTTGCGTCCGCTTGACGAGGCCATCAGCACGGCCGGCGGCGTAGCCTGGGCAGAAGTAGATGAGCACCTGATGCTGCGCCGCCGCCCCAGCACCTACGTGGCCGGCGAAATGCTGGACTGGGAAGCCCCAACCGGCGGCTATCTGCTGCAGGGCTGCTTCAGCACCGGCGCCTGGGTGGCCCGCAGCATTGCCCGGCGTATTGGCTGA
- a CDS encoding diadenylate cyclase, which translates to MWDHQSLFRVSAQLFAEGIFNLLDRTLKPEVFLLGLASARETDEPQAVVVEPATLRYKPADFAGVKARAFALEPDGPREVVYHLHPADHDRYEKLRWYELLRRATEQILEDLTASRGEERLSFCSPPVSLYGYQVVVILQLSAEAYQAYYTLPVPGPGNRPTSLVHAAVQEFLLDCSRALRESDTDDDRPVLDRDYNEVLRAAGRSFMLRAAAGTHGLYDACNGVAALRHEGDEGVGTMLVARRHHPAIVPVLTLESPIPLRDHRRIRKLLELSEDRTALVSDATDVFGLGYLVSPEDPAYEPLFTVHFTRHYSWELSHNEQVMMKVVSNTPRLPQGRVDAENFARAVERIFPQLGADAVSYLWELTQRATEQTNGTILVISEGAAQEAVRLTRQCFRVAPRLMTPSVLRLVTNIDGAVFVAPDGTCHAIGAILDGLATEKGDSSRGSRYNSALRYVESSRYACLAVVVSEDGLIDLLPPMRR; encoded by the coding sequence ATGTGGGACCACCAAAGCCTTTTCCGCGTGTCGGCCCAGCTGTTTGCGGAAGGCATCTTCAACCTGCTCGACCGCACGCTGAAACCGGAGGTGTTTCTGCTGGGGCTGGCCTCGGCCCGCGAAACCGATGAGCCGCAGGCCGTAGTGGTGGAGCCGGCAACTCTGCGCTACAAGCCCGCCGACTTTGCCGGCGTGAAAGCCCGCGCCTTTGCCCTGGAACCCGACGGCCCACGCGAAGTGGTGTACCATCTGCATCCCGCCGACCACGACCGGTACGAGAAGCTGCGCTGGTATGAGCTGCTGCGCCGCGCTACCGAGCAGATTCTGGAAGACCTGACTGCTAGCCGCGGCGAAGAGCGCCTGAGCTTTTGCTCGCCGCCCGTGAGCCTCTACGGCTACCAGGTAGTCGTGATTCTGCAGCTCTCCGCCGAGGCCTACCAGGCCTATTACACGCTGCCCGTGCCAGGCCCCGGCAACCGCCCCACCTCCCTGGTGCACGCCGCCGTGCAGGAGTTTCTGCTCGACTGCAGCCGCGCCCTGCGCGAGTCCGACACCGACGACGACCGGCCCGTGCTGGACCGCGACTACAACGAGGTGCTGCGCGCCGCCGGCCGCAGCTTTATGCTGCGTGCCGCTGCCGGCACCCACGGCCTCTACGACGCCTGCAACGGCGTAGCCGCCCTGCGCCACGAAGGCGACGAAGGCGTGGGCACCATGCTGGTGGCGCGCCGCCACCACCCGGCCATTGTGCCGGTGCTCACTCTGGAAAGCCCCATTCCGCTGCGCGACCACCGCCGCATCCGCAAGCTACTGGAGCTCAGCGAAGACCGCACCGCGCTGGTATCCGATGCCACCGACGTATTTGGGCTGGGCTACCTGGTGTCGCCGGAAGACCCGGCGTATGAGCCGCTGTTTACGGTGCACTTCACGCGCCACTACAGCTGGGAGCTAAGCCACAACGAGCAGGTGATGATGAAGGTGGTATCGAACACGCCGCGCCTGCCGCAGGGCCGCGTCGATGCCGAGAACTTTGCCCGCGCCGTGGAACGGATTTTCCCTCAGCTCGGCGCCGATGCCGTGTCGTATCTGTGGGAGCTGACGCAGCGCGCCACCGAGCAAACCAACGGCACCATTCTGGTGATTTCGGAAGGCGCGGCGCAGGAGGCGGTGCGCCTCACGCGCCAGTGCTTCCGGGTGGCCCCGCGCCTGATGACGCCCTCCGTGCTGCGCCTGGTCACCAACATCGACGGGGCCGTGTTCGTGGCGCCCGACGGCACCTGCCACGCCATCGGCGCCATCCTCGACGGCCTCGCCACCGAAAAAGGCGACTCCTCCCGCGGCTCGCGCTACAACTCGGCCCTGCGCTACGTGGAAAGCAGCCGCTACGCCTGCCTGGCCGTGGTAGTCAGCGAGGACGGCCTGATTGATTTGCTGCCACCGATGCGGCGGTAG
- a CDS encoding chloride channel protein, with translation MPKNIVHRILSPLLLWRLRHINDRVYLILVSVLVGLMAGLTAVLLKNSVHRSQELLYAWVPEEKRVFALFLYPIIGIALSVLFTRYFLDGNLSRGLGPIIYNIARQGSIVPRSKLYSQFITSFITVSFGGSAGLEAPISVTGAAQGSNLGRLLRVGRRERRLLVGCGAAAGVAAIFNSPIAGVLFAVEVVLSELAAPYFIPLLISTATATVVSKALFEGQPFVLITTSWPVDAVPFYLMLGLCTALLSVYMIRVYFAADKFFERWPGTFRKVALGGLALGVLVFLFPPLYGEGYNIVQLLLAGKGQDLVGGSIFAVYRDENVWILLGVAAASMLLKVFATTITVGAGGNGGMFGSSLFAGALLGFVFARLINLSGLTSVTEVHFIVLGMAGVLAGVVHAPLTAIFLIAEITGGYALFVPLMVVTSSSYLITRYFEPYSVYTRKLVQKGVYVHQDRDRSLLSQLDLHNLVQTDFVPVHPDDTLGTLVDTFRHATRNLFPVVDEAGLLVGVVTLDTVRDALFDDAHYATTRVRDLMTDPAAIVNSDDSLLDALRCMEQLGVPALPVVAQGRYVGFLLKSSILAGYRRQLLKETE, from the coding sequence ATGCCCAAGAATATTGTTCACCGGATTCTTAGCCCCTTGCTGCTGTGGCGGTTGCGCCATATCAACGACCGGGTGTACCTGATTCTGGTGAGCGTGCTAGTGGGCCTGATGGCCGGCCTGACGGCAGTGCTGCTCAAAAACTCGGTGCACCGCTCGCAGGAACTGCTGTACGCCTGGGTGCCGGAAGAAAAGCGGGTGTTTGCCCTGTTTCTCTATCCCATCATCGGCATTGCGCTGTCGGTGCTCTTCACGCGCTATTTTCTGGATGGCAACCTGAGCCGAGGGCTGGGGCCCATCATCTACAACATTGCCCGGCAGGGCAGCATTGTGCCGCGCAGCAAGCTGTATTCGCAGTTTATTACCTCCTTCATCACGGTTTCGTTTGGCGGCTCGGCAGGTCTGGAGGCCCCGATTTCGGTGACGGGCGCGGCCCAGGGCTCCAACCTGGGGCGGCTGCTGCGCGTGGGCCGGCGCGAGCGGCGCCTGCTGGTGGGCTGCGGCGCGGCGGCCGGCGTGGCGGCCATCTTCAACTCCCCGATTGCGGGCGTGCTGTTTGCCGTGGAAGTGGTACTCTCCGAGCTGGCCGCGCCCTACTTCATTCCACTTCTGATTTCCACGGCCACGGCCACGGTGGTGTCCAAGGCCCTGTTCGAAGGCCAGCCGTTCGTGCTCATCACCACCAGCTGGCCCGTGGACGCGGTGCCGTTTTACCTGATGCTGGGACTGTGCACAGCGCTGCTGTCGGTGTACATGATCCGGGTGTACTTCGCGGCCGACAAGTTTTTTGAGCGTTGGCCGGGCACGTTCCGCAAGGTGGCGCTGGGCGGCTTGGCGCTAGGGGTGCTGGTGTTTCTGTTTCCGCCGCTCTACGGCGAGGGCTACAACATTGTGCAGCTGCTGCTGGCCGGCAAAGGCCAGGACCTGGTTGGCGGCTCCATCTTTGCCGTCTACCGCGACGAAAACGTGTGGATTCTGCTGGGCGTGGCGGCGGCCAGTATGCTGCTGAAAGTGTTCGCCACCACCATTACGGTGGGCGCCGGCGGCAATGGCGGCATGTTTGGCTCGTCGCTGTTTGCAGGGGCGCTGCTGGGCTTCGTGTTTGCCCGGCTCATCAACCTGAGCGGCCTGACCAGCGTCACGGAGGTGCATTTCATCGTGCTGGGCATGGCCGGCGTGCTGGCCGGCGTGGTGCACGCCCCGCTCACGGCCATCTTTTTGATTGCGGAAATCACCGGCGGCTACGCCTTGTTTGTGCCGCTGATGGTGGTCACCAGCTCGTCGTACCTGATTACGCGCTACTTCGAGCCCTACTCCGTGTACACCCGCAAGCTGGTGCAGAAGGGCGTGTATGTGCACCAGGACCGCGACCGGAGCCTGCTTTCGCAGCTCGATCTGCACAACCTGGTGCAAACCGACTTCGTGCCCGTGCACCCCGACGACACGCTGGGCACGCTCGTGGACACGTTCCGCCACGCCACCCGCAACCTATTCCCGGTGGTGGATGAGGCCGGCCTGCTGGTCGGCGTCGTGACGCTCGATACCGTGCGCGACGCCCTCTTCGACGACGCCCACTACGCCACCACCCGCGTGCGCGACCTGATGACCGACCCGGCCGCCATCGTCAATTCCGACGACTCGCTGCTGGATGCCCTGCGCTGCATGGAGCAGCTCGGCGTGCCGGCACTGCCCGTGGTGGCGCAGGGCCGCTACGTGGGCTTCCTGCTGAAATCCAGCATCCTGGCCGGCTACCGCCGCCAGCTGCTCAAGGAAACAGAGTAG
- a CDS encoding cation:proton antiporter, which yields MGSYSILIGLSAAVILSYLFDLIARATKVPSVLMLLLTGIALRQAADYFDFTLAIPKVVLEIFGIIGLIMIVLEGALDLELTREKAPLIRRSFLAAVLMLVVQSVAIALLLQGYLGASFQTCLVNAVPLAVISSAIAIPSVANLMGEKQEFIVYESTFSDILGIMLFNFALQDNFAQGISVVTFSRDVVAVLVVAVLSTAALAFLLGRIRLHVKFFLILAFLVLLYSVAKKLHLSSLVLVLVFGLAVNNASLILRGPRLQRWLHPEQLAAELHPLKSITAESAFLIRTFFFLLFGFSITLSTLISGTLLLQGLLIVGMLTVIRFLYLRYVAKSDLIPELFIAPKGLITVLLFYSIPARHHLGEVGESLLFVVILLTGVLMMIGLQLTKKDPQIGEY from the coding sequence ATGGGCTCTTATTCTATCCTCATCGGCCTCAGTGCGGCCGTCATCCTGTCTTACCTCTTCGACCTGATTGCGCGGGCTACCAAGGTGCCGTCGGTGCTGATGCTGCTGCTCACGGGCATTGCCCTGCGCCAAGCCGCCGACTACTTCGACTTCACGCTGGCCATTCCGAAGGTGGTGCTGGAAATATTCGGCATCATCGGCCTAATTATGATTGTGCTGGAAGGCGCCCTTGATCTGGAGCTGACCCGCGAAAAAGCCCCGCTGATCCGCCGCTCGTTTCTGGCGGCGGTGCTGATGCTGGTAGTGCAGTCGGTGGCCATTGCATTGCTGCTGCAGGGCTATCTGGGGGCCTCGTTTCAGACCTGCCTCGTGAATGCCGTGCCGCTGGCCGTCATCAGCTCGGCCATTGCCATTCCCAGCGTGGCCAACCTGATGGGCGAAAAGCAGGAATTCATCGTGTACGAAAGTACGTTTTCGGACATCCTGGGCATCATGCTGTTCAACTTTGCGCTGCAGGACAACTTCGCGCAGGGTATTTCGGTGGTCACGTTTTCGCGCGACGTGGTGGCGGTGCTAGTGGTGGCGGTGCTGAGCACGGCGGCGCTGGCGTTTCTGCTGGGCCGCATCCGGCTGCACGTCAAGTTTTTCCTGATTCTGGCGTTTCTGGTGCTGCTTTACAGCGTGGCCAAGAAGCTGCATTTGTCGTCGTTGGTGCTGGTGCTGGTGTTTGGGCTGGCTGTGAACAATGCCTCCCTGATTCTGCGCGGCCCGCGCCTGCAGCGGTGGCTACACCCCGAGCAGCTGGCCGCCGAGCTGCACCCGCTCAAAAGCATCACCGCCGAATCGGCGTTCCTGATCCGGACGTTCTTTTTCCTGCTGTTCGGTTTCAGCATCACGCTCAGCACGCTCATCAGCGGCACGCTGCTGCTGCAGGGGTTGCTGATTGTGGGCATGCTTACGGTTATCCGCTTCCTCTACCTGCGCTACGTCGCCAAGTCCGACCTGATTCCGGAGTTATTCATTGCGCCCAAAGGCCTCATCACGGTGCTGCTGTTCTACAGCATCCCGGCCCGCCACCACCTTGGCGAAGTAGGCGAAAGCCTGCTGTTTGTGGTGATTCTGCTGACTGGCGTGCTGATGATGATCGGCCTGCAGCTCACCAAGAAAGACCCGCAGATAGGAGAGTATTAG